Proteins from a genomic interval of Lolium perenne isolate Kyuss_39 chromosome 1, Kyuss_2.0, whole genome shotgun sequence:
- the LOC127325639 gene encoding UDP-glycosyltransferase 73C5-like — MASAEHGKKLRILLIPFFATSHIGPQTDLAVRLAAACPDAVEPTLAVTPANVAVVRAALDRHGASAASSAIKIATYPFPHVAGVPPGVENLTPAAGDAWRITAAALEEGLTRPAQEALIRDLSPDAIITDVHFSWNSIVAGELGVPCVTFGVIGAFSSLAMHHLSSTLDGSSESDQQEVVVPGFPGPEIRIPMAELPEFLRCQQKNERFNTTVQGIGTTGFGLARNTFFDMEQQYCELYARHGYVHRAYFVGPVSLPLPRGGAAGVGESSRAITSWLGSMRTCSVVYVCFGTYALVSDDQLRELALGLEASGHPFLWVLRADGWTPPAGWEERVGKRGMLVNGWAPQTAILAHPSVGAFLTHCGSSSLLEAAAAGVPMLTWPLEFDQFIGERLVTDVLKIGERVWSGPRSTRYEEKVTVPAEAVARAVARFLEPGGRGEAARVRVRELALKAHAAVEEGGSSHTDLRRLINDLIEAKEAAARCRQ; from the coding sequence ATGGCATCTGCGGAGCACGGCAAGAAGCTGCGGATCCTGCTCATCCCCTTCTTCGCCACCAGCCACATCGGTCCGCAAACGGACCTCGCCGTCCGCCTTGCCGCGGCCTGCCCTGACGCCGTCGAGCCGACATTGGCCGTCACCCCGGCGAACGTCGCGGTCGTTCGGGCGGCACTCGATCGGCACGGCGCCTCCGCGGCGAGCAGCGCCATCAAGATAGCCACCTACCCGTTTCCGCACGTGGCCGGCGTCCCACCCGGCGTGGAGAACCTCACCCCCGCCGCCGGCGACGCGTGGCGCATCACGGCCGCGGCCCTCGAGGAGGGGCTGACGCGGCCCGCGCAGGAAGCGCTCATCCGGGACCTGTCCCCCGACGCCATCATCACGGACGTCCACTTCTCCTGGAACTCCATCGTCGCCGGCGAGCTCGGCGTGCCGTGCGTTACGTTCGGCGTCATCGGCGCCTTCTCGTCGCTCGCCATGCACCACCTCAGCAGCACACTCGACGGCAGCTCCGAGTCCGACCAACAGGAGGTGGTGGTCCCTGGGTTCCCAGGGCCGGAGATACGGATCCCGATGGCCGAACTGCCGGAGTTCTTGAGGTGCCAGCAGAAGAACGAACGGTTCAACACGACCGTCCAGGGGATAGGTACTACGGGCTTCGGCCTCGCCCGCAACACCTTCTTCGACATGGAGCAGCAGTACTGCGAGCTGTACGCGCGCCACGGCTACGTGCATCGCGCCTACTTCGTCGGACCAGTGTCGTTGCCGTTACCACGGGGCGGAGCTGCAGGCGTCGGCGAGTCATCACGCGCCATCACCAGTTGGCTGGGCTCGATGCGGACATGCTCGGTGGTGTACGTATGCTTCGGCACCTACGCTTTGGTCTCGGACGATCAGCTCCGGGAGCTGGCTCTCGGGCTGGAAGCTTCCGGCCATCCGTTTTTGTGGGTGCTGAGGGCCGACGGGTGGACACCGCCGGCGGGGTGGGAGGAGCGCGTGGGGAAGAGGGGGATGCTCGTCAATGGCTGGGCGCCACAGACCGCGATACTGGCTCATCCGTCCGTTGGGGCGTTCCTGACGCACTGCGGCTCGAGCTCGctgctggaggcggcggcggccggcgtgcCGATGCTGACGTGGCCGCTGGAGTTCGACCAGTTCATCGGAGAGAGGCTAGTGACGGACGTTCTCAAGATTGGCGAGAGGGTGTGGAGCGGGCCACGGAGCACGAGGTACGAGGAGAAGGTGACAGTgccggcggaggcggtggcgcgggCGGTGGCGAGATTCTTGGAGCCTGGAGGAAGAGGAGAGGCAGCCAGGGTCAGGGTGCGGGAGCTCGCCCTCAAGGCTCACGCCGCCGTGGAGGAAGGCGGGTCCTCGCACACTGATCTGCGCAGGCTCATCAACGATCTGATAGAAGCAAAGGAGGCCGCCGCGCGCTGCCGACAGTGA